In the genome of Populus trichocarpa isolate Nisqually-1 chromosome 6, P.trichocarpa_v4.1, whole genome shotgun sequence, one region contains:
- the LOC18100511 gene encoding 4-coumarate--CoA ligase CCL1 — translation MEAENDQAQEFIFRSKLPDIHIPNHLPLHTYCFENLSRFKDSPCLINGPTGEIHTYADVELTSRKVASGLNKLGIKQGDVILLLLQNSPEFVFAFLGASIIGAISSTANPFYTPAEVAKQATASKAKLIITQAVYAEKVQQFVKENDHVKIVTVDSPPENYLHFSELTNSDEDDIPAVEINPDDVVALPYSSGTTGLPKGVMLTHKGLVTSVAQQVDGENPNLYFHEKDVILCVLPLFHIYSLNSVLLCGLRVGSAILLMQKFEIVTLMELVQKYKVTIAPFVPPVVLAVAKCPVVDKYDLSSIRTVMSGAAPMGKELEDTVRAKLPNAKLGQGYGMTEAGPVLSMCLAFAKEPFEIKSGACGTVVRNAEMKIVDPDTGRSLPRNQAGEICIRGSQIMKGYLNDPEATERTVDNDGWLHTGDIGYIDGDDELFIVDRLKELIKYKGFQVAPAELEAMLIAHPDISDCAVVPMKDEAAGEVPIAFVVRANGSKITEDEIKQYISKQVVFYKRISRVFFTEAIPKAPSGKILRKDLRARLATGDLPH, via the exons ATGGAGGCGGAAAATGATCAAGCACAAGAATTCATTTTCAGGTCCAAACTCCCTGATATCCACATCCCAAACCACCTCCCTTTACACACTTATTGCTTTGAAAACCTTTCCCGATTCAAAGACAGTCCCTGTTTGATCAATGGCCCTACCGGTGAAATCCACACCTACGCGGATGTTGAGCTCACATCACGCAAAGTCGCTTCCGGCCTCAACAAGTTAGGCATCAAACAAGGCGATGTTATATTGCTGTTGCTCCAAAACTCGCCAGAATTTGTGTTTGCGTTTCTCGGAGCATCAATTATTGGTGCTATTAGCTCAACCGCAAACCCCTTCTACACTCCCGCTGAGGTCGCAAAGCAAGCAACAGCATCAAAGGCAAAGCTGATAATAACACAGGCAGTTTACGCCGAGAAAGTGCAACAATTCGTCAAGGAAAATGATCATGTCAAAATAGTGACCGTTGACTCTCCACCAGAAAACTACTTGCATTTTTCAGAGTTGACAAATTCTGATGAGGATGATATTCCTGCTGTCGAGATTAACCCTGATGATGTCGTGGCACTCCCTTATTCGTCAGGGACAACAGGTCTCCCTAAAGGTGTCATGTTAACTCATAAAGGGCTCGTTACTAGTGTGGCACAACAAGTAGATGGAGAGAACCCTAACCTCTATTTTCACGAGAAGGATGTGATTCTTTGTGTGTTGCCTTTGTTCCACATCTACTCGCTCAATTCCGTGTTACTTTGTGGGCTAAGAGTTGGTTCAGCAATTTTGCTTATGCAAAAATTCGAGATTGTTACGTTAATGGAGCTTGTACAAAAATATAAGGTGACAATTGCGCCATTTGTCCCCCCTGTCGTCCTCGCAGTTGCAAAATGTCCAGTCGTTGATAAGTATGATCTTTCTTCCATTCGGACCGTAATGTCTGGCGCCGCACCAATGGGGAAGGAGCTTGAGGATACAGTAAGGGCTAAGCTGCCTAACGCTAAACTTGGACAG GGATACGGAATGACAGAGGCAGGGCCCGTGCTATCGATGTGCTTGGCATTTGCAAAGGAACCCTTTGAAATTAAATCAGGTGCCTGTGGGACTGTTGTTAGAAACGCCGAGATGAAGATTGTTGACCCCGATACCGGTAGATCCCTGCCACGAAATCAAGCCGGAGAGATTTGCATTAGAGGCAGCCAAATCATGAAAG GTTATCTAAATGACCCTGAGGCCACTGAAAGGACTGTAGACAATGATGGATGGTTGCACACCGGCGACATTGGATACATCGACGGAGATGATGAGCTCTTTATCGTTGATCGATTGAAAGAATTGATTAAATACAAGGGTTTTCAAGTAGCACCTGCTGAGCTTGAAGCAATGTTGATTGCTCATCCCGACATCTCTGATTGTGCTGTAGTACC CATGAAAGATGAAGCTGCCGGAGAGGTTCCTATTGCTTTTGTGGTGCGAGCAAATGGTTCCAAGATCACCGAGGACGAAATCAAACAATATATCTCAAAACAG GTGGTCTTTTACAAGAGAATTAGTCGGGTGTTCTTCACGGAAGCGATTCCCAAGGCTCCATCCGGAAAAATCTTGAGAAAAGACCTAAGAGCAAGGCTTGCAACTGGCGATCTTCCTCATTAA